One part of the Sphingobacterium sp. LZ7M1 genome encodes these proteins:
- a CDS encoding TetR/AcrR family transcriptional regulator: protein MEKKIKQKEDLRTVILEAAKKLFVQEGYEATSIRKIAKEIGFSPTTIYLYYKDKNDIVYALHQVGFGMLKDQFLPLMTVEDPFERLKAVGRIYIHFAFTHPEYYQVMFMMKEPLSFLNSQIEDSSWVEGELVIELLKKTIVDCQQVGYFKGMDPVFVTIQAWSSVHGLVSLHITKHLDCLHELFGKTGDLEDHVYSSYLILVGLIQATK from the coding sequence GTGGAAAAGAAAATAAAACAAAAAGAAGACCTACGTACCGTGATTTTAGAAGCAGCAAAAAAGCTGTTTGTCCAGGAAGGGTATGAGGCGACTTCAATAAGAAAGATCGCAAAGGAAATTGGATTCAGTCCTACAACGATCTATCTATACTATAAGGATAAGAATGATATCGTTTATGCCTTACATCAAGTAGGGTTCGGGATGCTTAAGGATCAGTTCCTTCCATTGATGACCGTGGAAGATCCCTTTGAACGTTTAAAAGCAGTCGGACGGATATATATTCATTTTGCTTTTACACACCCTGAATACTACCAGGTTATGTTTATGATGAAGGAGCCATTGTCTTTCTTGAATTCGCAGATAGAGGATAGTTCTTGGGTTGAGGGTGAATTGGTGATCGAATTATTAAAGAAGACCATTGTTGATTGTCAACAGGTGGGTTATTTCAAAGGTATGGATCCTGTATTTGTGACCATTCAAGCTTGGAGTTCTGTGCATGGATTGGTTTCATTACATATCACAAAGCATTTAGATTGTTTACATGAGCTGTTTGGAAAAACAGGTGATCTGGAAGACCATGTTTATTCTTCCTACCTCATCCTGGTTGGATTGATCCAAGCAACAAAATAG
- a CDS encoding gliding motility protein RemB, whose product MKHTLSYAIAGLLSLSAFGQLHAQVKNQPYSYQHYQKYDEELYSPNTRYHTSSKPYLFKGRLLEKMDSIQSLNPVDSDNWFMRKIFNEHLVQVEKEDHSFYLDVLPDFVIGTEMIDPDKRTTWLNTRGVQAGVTIKDKFTFYGNFFENQGVFPRYIDEYIMQSKVVPGQAMAKRPFNKTKDWMYATANLTYDFSDYFQATLAYDKNFIGDGYRSVLLSDFSANMAHLKLTGKVGNVQYTSIWAYMTDPNNPRIDSLNSGGRFGDGIKWGAFQYLDWNVTNRLSLGFFQSVIWANRNQAGHRGFDFNYLNPVLFLRPVENNNISSPDKMFLGLNAKYKILDNLTAYGQFLLGEFTAKEFFSNNGYKHNKWGMQLGAKAFNIFGVRNLNILAEYNAVRPYTYQHFVSISNYSNRGEPLAHPRGANFRELIGIANYSWNRFDFSVQGMYSRYGTDPMGQLGQFINYGGDIFQSYNTAPITYGNKIGQGVQNDLYYADLKAAYVLNPKYNLRFEVGYTQRYNKIEKAPTQKSGVITVGLRSSFRNLYGDL is encoded by the coding sequence ATGAAACATACTTTATCTTATGCGATAGCCGGACTGCTCAGCCTAAGTGCCTTTGGCCAATTGCATGCGCAAGTCAAAAATCAGCCTTACTCTTACCAGCATTATCAAAAGTATGATGAGGAGTTGTATTCTCCGAATACGCGTTATCATACTTCTTCAAAACCCTATTTGTTTAAAGGGCGATTGTTAGAGAAGATGGATTCCATTCAATCATTGAATCCGGTGGATTCAGATAACTGGTTTATGCGCAAGATCTTCAATGAACACCTTGTTCAGGTTGAAAAAGAAGACCATTCCTTTTATTTGGATGTTTTACCAGACTTTGTCATCGGTACAGAAATGATTGATCCTGATAAAAGGACCACTTGGCTAAATACCCGTGGGGTTCAAGCGGGTGTTACCATAAAGGATAAATTTACTTTCTACGGTAACTTCTTCGAGAATCAAGGTGTATTCCCAAGATATATCGATGAGTATATCATGCAATCGAAGGTTGTTCCTGGACAGGCAATGGCCAAGAGACCTTTCAACAAGACCAAGGACTGGATGTATGCTACAGCGAACCTAACTTACGATTTCAGTGACTATTTCCAAGCGACCTTGGCCTATGATAAGAATTTTATAGGTGATGGGTATAGATCTGTTCTATTGTCAGATTTTTCAGCGAATATGGCGCATTTGAAACTGACCGGTAAGGTTGGTAATGTGCAATATACTTCCATTTGGGCATATATGACCGATCCAAATAATCCAAGGATTGACTCCCTGAATTCAGGTGGTCGTTTTGGTGATGGTATCAAATGGGGTGCATTCCAGTATTTAGATTGGAATGTGACCAATAGATTGTCCTTAGGATTCTTCCAATCCGTTATTTGGGCCAACCGTAATCAAGCTGGACATAGAGGGTTCGATTTCAATTACCTAAATCCTGTATTGTTCCTGAGACCGGTGGAAAATAATAATATTTCTTCCCCAGATAAGATGTTCTTGGGATTGAATGCAAAATATAAGATCCTTGATAACTTGACTGCTTACGGTCAGTTTCTCTTAGGTGAATTTACTGCGAAGGAATTCTTCTCAAACAACGGATATAAACACAATAAATGGGGGATGCAATTGGGAGCAAAAGCCTTTAATATTTTTGGTGTAAGAAACTTAAATATTTTGGCAGAATATAATGCGGTTCGTCCATATACCTATCAGCACTTTGTTTCGATCTCTAACTATAGTAACCGTGGGGAACCTTTGGCGCATCCTAGAGGAGCGAACTTTAGGGAGTTGATCGGTATTGCAAACTATTCTTGGAATCGTTTTGATTTTTCTGTTCAAGGGATGTACAGTCGTTATGGGACCGATCCGATGGGACAATTGGGACAGTTTATCAACTATGGTGGAGATATCTTCCAATCGTACAATACTGCACCTATTACCTATGGCAACAAAATCGGCCAAGGTGTTCAAAACGATCTTTACTACGCGGATTTAAAAGCTGCCTATGTCTTGAACCCGAAATATAATTTGAGGTTTGAAGTGGGCTATACGCAGCGTTATAATAAGATCGAAAAAGCTCCGACCCAGAAATCTGGTGTAATTACAGTGGGATTACGTTCAAGTTTCCGTAATCTTTATGGAGATCTTTAG
- a CDS encoding M42 family metallopeptidase produces MAKKSAKVEERASVVTDASLSFFEKYINNPSPTGFEWGGQRMWLDYIKPYVDETYIDNYGTAVGIINPKAEYKVVIEAHADEISWFVNYISKDGLIYVIRNGGSDHQIAPSKRVNIHTDKGIVKAVFGWPAIHTRSGEKEESPNLKNIFLDCGCTSKEEVEELGIHVGCVITYEDEFMILNNRYYVGRALDNRAGGFMIAEVARLLKENKKKLPFGLYVVNSVQEEIGLRGAEMIANYIKPNVAIVTDVTHDTNTPMINKITQGDLACGKGPVVSYAPAVQINLNRQLIEVAQKNNIPIQRQASSRFTGTDTDAFAYSNGGVPSALISLPLRYMHTTVEMVHREDVDNVIRLIYEMVLTIQKDQDFRTFSK; encoded by the coding sequence ATGGCAAAAAAATCAGCAAAAGTAGAAGAAAGAGCATCGGTAGTGACGGATGCTTCCTTGTCTTTTTTTGAAAAATATATCAATAATCCTTCTCCAACAGGTTTTGAATGGGGGGGACAGCGAATGTGGTTGGACTATATCAAGCCCTATGTCGATGAGACCTATATTGATAACTACGGAACTGCGGTTGGGATCATAAATCCGAAAGCAGAATACAAAGTGGTAATTGAGGCTCATGCGGATGAGATCTCTTGGTTTGTGAACTATATCTCTAAAGACGGTTTGATCTATGTCATCCGTAATGGCGGTTCTGACCATCAGATCGCTCCGTCAAAACGTGTCAATATCCATACGGACAAGGGTATTGTGAAAGCGGTTTTTGGCTGGCCAGCCATCCATACCCGTTCTGGTGAAAAAGAAGAGAGCCCGAACCTGAAGAATATTTTCTTGGACTGTGGCTGTACTTCCAAAGAGGAGGTCGAAGAACTGGGCATCCACGTTGGATGTGTGATCACCTATGAGGATGAGTTCATGATCTTGAACAACCGCTATTATGTAGGTAGGGCATTGGATAACAGAGCTGGTGGGTTTATGATTGCCGAGGTTGCCAGATTGTTGAAGGAAAACAAGAAAAAACTTCCTTTTGGATTATATGTAGTCAATTCGGTTCAGGAAGAGATTGGTCTTCGCGGAGCAGAAATGATTGCCAATTATATCAAGCCAAATGTGGCGATCGTCACGGATGTTACCCATGATACCAATACACCGATGATCAATAAGATCACCCAAGGAGATCTGGCCTGTGGGAAAGGACCTGTGGTTTCTTATGCCCCTGCAGTTCAGATTAACTTGAACAGACAGTTGATCGAGGTGGCCCAAAAGAATAATATTCCAATTCAAAGACAGGCGTCATCACGATTTACGGGAACCGATACCGATGCATTTGCATATTCAAATGGAGGTGTTCCATCTGCGTTGATTTCCTTACCTTTGCGTTATATGCACACAACTGTTGAAATGGTTCACAGAGAAGATGTGGATAATGTGATCCGATTGATCTACGAAATGGTCCTCACCATCCAAAAAGATCAGGATTTCAGAACATTTAGTAAATAA
- a CDS encoding Hsp20/alpha crystallin family protein, with amino-acid sequence MALIKLPGKSYNTDAVNPFVNNVFDNLFNDSFLTDRLVTRVPAVNITESAEAFHIEVAAPGLQKSDFKINVDKNVINISVEKQEEKVEEGKVYSKKEFSYTSFSRSFTLPEVVDYSNIDAAYENGVLNIKIGKKEEAIVAKRLIEVK; translated from the coding sequence ATGGCATTAATAAAATTACCAGGAAAATCTTACAACACAGATGCAGTGAATCCATTTGTAAACAATGTATTTGACAATTTATTCAATGATTCTTTTTTAACAGACCGCTTGGTAACACGCGTACCTGCAGTTAACATTACGGAATCCGCAGAAGCTTTCCATATTGAAGTTGCTGCACCAGGTTTGCAGAAATCAGATTTCAAGATCAATGTGGATAAGAATGTAATCAATATCTCTGTTGAAAAACAAGAAGAAAAAGTAGAAGAGGGTAAAGTATATAGCAAAAAAGAATTTAGCTACACTTCGTTCTCCAGATCTTTCACACTACCTGAAGTAGTTGATTATTCTAATATCGATGCTGCCTATGAAAATGGAGTATTGAATATTAAGATCGGTAAAAAAGAAGAAGCAATCGTAGCAAAGAGACTAATTGAAGTGAAGTAA
- the lgt gene encoding prolipoprotein diacylglyceryl transferase, with protein MLDILSFITWGPEPEIFKIGSFGVRWYSLCWLLAFVVSYFLMLKIFKREGKSQELLDKLTIYIFVGTLVGARLGHCFFYDWAYYKEHFLEIFIPFQKINGSWELTGFTGLASHGGAIGILIALWLFSRNTKTNFMWITDRLVLVVPIAGAFIRLGNFFNSEMIGNPTDLPWAVAFTHIDQIPRHPAQMYEAIAYVIIFFILWAMYQKNKDPKPGKLFGIFLILLFGARFVIEYVKIDQVAFEAGMLLNMGQILSIPFILLGIFLLVRKPKETKKA; from the coding sequence ATGTTAGATATTTTAAGTTTTATTACCTGGGGACCTGAACCAGAAATCTTTAAAATTGGATCATTTGGCGTACGCTGGTATTCGCTATGTTGGTTGTTAGCCTTTGTAGTATCTTACTTCTTGATGCTCAAGATCTTTAAGAGAGAAGGAAAATCGCAAGAGTTATTGGATAAATTAACCATCTATATCTTTGTTGGAACCTTAGTTGGTGCTCGACTTGGTCACTGTTTCTTCTACGACTGGGCATACTACAAAGAACATTTCCTGGAAATATTCATCCCCTTTCAGAAAATCAATGGAAGTTGGGAATTAACTGGTTTTACCGGATTGGCGAGCCATGGTGGAGCCATTGGTATACTGATAGCCTTATGGTTGTTTTCCAGAAATACAAAGACTAATTTCATGTGGATTACAGACCGTTTGGTCCTTGTAGTACCTATTGCAGGAGCTTTTATTCGTCTAGGGAACTTCTTCAATTCAGAAATGATCGGGAATCCTACAGACCTGCCATGGGCGGTCGCATTTACCCACATTGACCAGATCCCTCGTCACCCTGCACAAATGTATGAAGCCATTGCATACGTCATTATCTTTTTTATCCTTTGGGCAATGTACCAGAAAAACAAAGACCCAAAACCAGGGAAATTATTTGGAATATTCTTGATCCTTCTTTTTGGAGCACGTTTCGTAATTGAATATGTAAAAATCGATCAAGTAGCTTTCGAAGCTGGAATGTTATTGAACATGGGGCAGATCTTAAGTATTCCATTCATCTTACTGGGAATCTTTCTGTTGGTCAGAAAACCTAAAGAAACTAAAAAAGCTTAA
- a CDS encoding carbon-nitrogen hydrolase family protein: MDIKVRNLSKKDYKDLKNSMEEAYHGLVGDPWTKENIVDLIDIFPEGQIAVEVDGKVVACALSIILNSRKTNIYDKYYSIIDDGKFDKHDTDGDTLYGIEVFVHPDFRSLRLGRRLYDQRKELCEQRNLQRIIAGGRIPNYHNYSDSMTPRTYIEKVKRKEIYDPTLTFQLSNDFHVKKILKNYLPEDAESMEVATLLEWNNIYYEPDAPSNSATKQTIRLGLVQWQMRQFKDIQEFYDQIEFFVDTVSDYNTDFIMFPEFFNTPLMSPYNELPERLAMEKLAEHTKEIVERTQQFAVSYNVNIISGSMPIMERGKLYNISYLCHRNGSLDHYKKIHITPNEMKYYGLVGGSEVKVFDTDCGKVGLLICYDVEFPELSRILADQGMQILFVPFMTDTQNGYIRVRACAQARAIENECYVAIAGSVGNLPRVNNMDIQYSQSAVFTPSDFAFPNNAIKAEATPNTEMVLIADVDLYALRDLHEYGTVKILKDRRKDLYEVKLLK; encoded by the coding sequence ATGGATATTAAAGTTAGAAACCTTAGTAAAAAAGATTATAAGGATTTAAAGAATTCTATGGAAGAAGCTTACCATGGTTTGGTAGGGGATCCATGGACCAAAGAGAATATTGTTGACCTTATCGATATTTTTCCTGAAGGACAGATCGCTGTTGAGGTGGATGGGAAAGTTGTGGCATGTGCATTATCCATTATCCTGAATTCACGCAAGACCAATATTTACGATAAATATTACAGCATCATTGATGATGGTAAGTTTGATAAACACGATACAGATGGGGATACCCTATACGGTATCGAGGTATTTGTGCATCCGGATTTCCGCTCCTTGCGATTAGGAAGAAGGTTGTATGATCAGCGAAAGGAGTTATGTGAGCAGAGGAACCTGCAAAGGATCATCGCCGGTGGACGTATTCCGAATTACCATAACTATTCGGACAGTATGACCCCAAGGACCTACATTGAAAAGGTGAAAAGAAAAGAGATCTATGATCCTACTCTGACCTTCCAGCTTTCGAATGATTTCCACGTTAAGAAGATCTTAAAGAATTACCTTCCTGAAGATGCGGAATCGATGGAGGTAGCGACCTTATTGGAGTGGAACAATATTTATTATGAACCGGACGCTCCTTCGAACTCGGCAACCAAGCAAACCATCCGTTTGGGCTTGGTGCAATGGCAGATGCGCCAGTTTAAGGATATTCAGGAATTTTATGATCAGATTGAATTCTTCGTGGATACGGTGAGTGACTACAATACCGACTTCATCATGTTCCCTGAGTTTTTCAATACGCCATTGATGAGCCCTTATAATGAGCTTCCAGAGCGTCTGGCCATGGAGAAGTTAGCGGAACATACCAAGGAGATCGTTGAGCGAACCCAGCAGTTTGCCGTTTCTTATAACGTGAATATTATTTCCGGATCTATGCCAATCATGGAGCGTGGTAAGTTGTATAACATCAGTTACCTGTGTCATCGTAACGGTAGTTTGGACCATTATAAGAAAATACATATTACACCGAATGAAATGAAGTATTATGGTTTAGTGGGCGGTTCGGAAGTGAAGGTGTTTGATACCGATTGCGGTAAAGTGGGGCTTTTGATCTGTTATGATGTTGAATTCCCGGAATTGAGCAGGATCTTGGCGGATCAAGGAATGCAGATCTTATTTGTGCCTTTTATGACAGATACACAGAATGGTTATATCCGTGTCCGTGCATGTGCACAAGCTAGGGCTATCGAAAATGAATGTTATGTAGCGATCGCAGGGTCGGTAGGTAACTTGCCTCGTGTAAACAACATGGATATTCAGTATTCACAATCTGCGGTATTCACTCCATCAGATTTTGCCTTTCCAAACAATGCAATCAAGGCAGAAGCCACGCCAAATACCGAAATGGTCCTGATCGCTGACGTTGATCTTTACGCTCTGCGTGATCTGCATGAGTATGGAACTGTCAAGATCTTGAAGGATAGAAGAAAAGACTTATATGAAGTGAAGCTTCTAAAATAG
- a CDS encoding DUF3467 domain-containing protein — translation MENPNPNPEGQELSIELTEEIAEGVYSNLAIITHSNTEFVVDFVRIMPGVPKAKVKSRVILTPEHAKQLMKALQENISRFEGQNGTIQPKDMPYPLNFGTPKGEA, via the coding sequence ATGGAAAACCCTAATCCAAATCCGGAAGGACAAGAATTAAGCATAGAACTAACCGAAGAGATTGCAGAAGGAGTGTATTCAAATCTTGCAATTATCACCCATTCTAATACAGAGTTTGTGGTGGATTTTGTTAGGATTATGCCTGGTGTGCCTAAGGCTAAAGTTAAGTCTAGGGTTATTTTGACACCTGAACATGCAAAACAATTAATGAAAGCTTTGCAGGAGAACATCAGCCGTTTTGAAGGGCAAAATGGAACAATCCAACCAAAGGATATGCCATACCCCCTTAACTTCGGAACTCCAAAAGGCGAAGCTTAA
- a CDS encoding DUF1080 domain-containing protein: MLKHSLLIALLAGVSYASAQTKFKPEDTEFYEPVPRVVNTKANAAPSDAIVLFDGKNLSEWVSDKDESAPQWTIKDGVLTVKPGTGGIHTKKTFEDFQLHIEWKSPETIKGEGQGRGNSGIFLQGKYELQVLDNDNNKTYTNGQAGSIYKQSPPLAEVRKPESGWHTYDVIYSAPKFNKDGHLIKRGTVTVLHNGVVVQNNTEIQGTTEYIGLPKMQAHGAGPIALQDHGDLVSFRNIWIREL, from the coding sequence ATGTTAAAACATTCTTTATTAATAGCATTGCTTGCTGGAGTATCCTATGCAAGCGCACAAACAAAGTTTAAACCTGAAGACACTGAATTTTATGAACCAGTTCCTCGCGTCGTTAATACCAAAGCTAATGCAGCCCCTTCGGATGCCATTGTCTTGTTCGATGGAAAGAATCTATCGGAATGGGTAAGCGACAAAGATGAAAGTGCTCCGCAATGGACCATCAAAGATGGCGTACTAACGGTTAAGCCCGGTACTGGTGGTATCCATACCAAAAAGACCTTTGAAGATTTCCAATTACATATCGAATGGAAAAGCCCTGAAACCATCAAAGGTGAAGGTCAAGGACGTGGAAACTCCGGCATATTCCTACAAGGAAAATATGAACTTCAGGTATTGGATAACGACAACAACAAAACGTACACCAACGGACAAGCGGGAAGTATATACAAACAAAGCCCTCCTCTTGCAGAAGTGAGAAAACCTGAAAGTGGATGGCATACCTATGATGTGATCTATTCAGCTCCTAAATTCAACAAGGACGGTCATTTGATCAAAAGAGGAACGGTTACCGTCCTACATAATGGCGTAGTTGTTCAGAACAACACCGAAATCCAAGGTACGACAGAATACATTGGATTACCAAAAATGCAGGCACATGGCGCTGGTCCGATTGCATTACAAGATCATGGCGATCTAGTTTCTTTCCGAAATATTTGGATCAGGGAACTATAA
- the aroQ gene encoding type II 3-dehydroquinate dehydratase: protein MKKILILNGPNLNLLGVREKGIYGDQSFETYFEQLKDKYAVLDLHYFQSNSEGAIIDKLHEVGFSFDGVILNAGAYTHTSVAIADAIAAINTPVVEVHISNVHQREKFRHHSYLSKNCKGVILGFGLDSYRLGLESFLNG, encoded by the coding sequence ATGAAGAAGATATTAATCCTAAATGGGCCTAATTTGAATCTACTTGGTGTTCGAGAGAAGGGGATCTATGGAGACCAATCCTTTGAAACCTATTTTGAACAACTGAAAGATAAATATGCGGTTTTGGACCTGCATTATTTTCAGAGTAATTCTGAGGGAGCAATTATCGATAAACTCCATGAAGTTGGCTTTTCATTTGATGGGGTAATATTGAATGCCGGTGCTTATACCCATACTTCAGTAGCCATAGCAGATGCAATCGCTGCGATCAATACGCCTGTTGTGGAGGTTCATATCTCCAATGTTCACCAACGTGAGAAATTCAGACATCATTCTTACCTGTCCAAAAATTGCAAAGGTGTAATATTAGGCTTCGGATTGGATAGTTATCGATTGGGATTAGAAAGCTTTTTGAACGGATAA
- a CDS encoding multidrug effflux MFS transporter, with the protein MSSALKNNRKVTLLILGLLSAIGPFSIDLYLPAFDVIAEDFNTSVDKVQLTLTSYFIGIAFGQMIYGPILDKYGRKKPLLVGLAIYFFASLLCILTKDINHLIILRFLQALGSCGGMVGARAMVTDYYSNREAAKVFSLLMLVIGVSPILAPSIGAFMLAHFDWHYIFLFLAVLSLFILVATAFLLPESFAGNRSLSLAPKSILGNFWQVLSNKVFISYCLIGSIASAGTYAYLAGSSFVMQQFFGLTKAEYGIAFAFIASAMVIATQLNRYFLKKHSSEYISRMANTWQAFIGILMIIALMTNSLSFPVLLILIFCFLFGHGFIFPNTSAVALTPFKSLAGSASALLGCIQMAIGAFASALVSFFHNGTAWPMLMVMCSGGILSLILHLIVKKRVPTTES; encoded by the coding sequence ATGTCATCTGCGCTAAAAAATAACAGAAAAGTCACGCTGCTAATTTTAGGTTTACTATCTGCAATCGGACCTTTCTCCATTGATCTTTATTTACCTGCTTTTGATGTCATAGCTGAAGACTTCAATACTTCCGTGGATAAAGTTCAACTGACGCTTACCAGTTATTTTATCGGCATTGCCTTCGGTCAAATGATCTACGGACCGATATTGGACAAATATGGCCGCAAAAAGCCGCTATTGGTCGGGTTAGCTATATATTTCTTTGCTTCCCTTCTGTGTATCTTGACCAAGGACATCAATCATCTCATTATTCTTCGATTCCTACAAGCTTTGGGAAGCTGTGGTGGCATGGTTGGCGCAAGAGCTATGGTCACCGATTATTACAGCAATCGTGAGGCAGCCAAGGTCTTCAGTTTATTGATGTTGGTCATTGGGGTCTCGCCTATCCTTGCCCCGAGCATCGGCGCCTTTATGCTGGCCCATTTTGACTGGCATTATATCTTTTTATTCTTGGCTGTGCTATCCTTATTTATTTTGGTTGCTACGGCTTTCTTGTTGCCTGAAAGCTTTGCTGGAAACCGAAGTTTGTCCTTAGCGCCAAAATCTATCTTGGGAAACTTCTGGCAGGTCCTTTCCAATAAGGTCTTTATTTCCTATTGTCTGATCGGCTCTATTGCTTCGGCCGGAACTTATGCCTATTTAGCGGGTTCCTCCTTTGTGATGCAGCAATTCTTTGGGCTAACAAAAGCAGAATACGGGATAGCCTTTGCCTTTATAGCATCTGCGATGGTCATTGCAACCCAATTGAACCGTTACTTCTTGAAAAAACACAGTAGCGAATACATTAGCCGGATGGCGAATACTTGGCAGGCCTTCATAGGAATACTGATGATAATAGCATTAATGACCAATAGCCTGAGTTTTCCGGTATTATTGATCTTAATTTTTTGCTTCCTTTTCGGTCATGGTTTTATTTTCCCGAATACCTCAGCAGTAGCTTTGACACCTTTTAAAAGCCTAGCCGGCAGTGCATCTGCCCTATTGGGCTGTATCCAGATGGCCATTGGAGCCTTTGCTTCAGCCTTGGTCAGCTTCTTCCATAATGGAACGGCATGGCCGATGCTAATGGTGATGTGCTCTGGAGGAATTTTGTCCCTGATACTACACCTTATCGTCAAAAAAAGGGTTCCAACAACAGAATCTTAA
- the folB gene encoding dihydroneopterin aldolase encodes MAQITQKIALEDVRFYSPIGYYEEEQVLGNEFMVSVSVSFPFKNPDAEEIENTVNYEELYAILVEVMSPRRKLLESAAEDILNRIVEEYSHIQQIEISIRKINPPFGGDVANSVVSLYYTKD; translated from the coding sequence ATGGCCCAGATTACCCAAAAAATTGCACTAGAAGATGTTCGTTTTTATTCACCGATTGGTTACTATGAAGAAGAGCAGGTTTTAGGGAATGAGTTTATGGTTAGTGTTTCAGTAAGTTTCCCCTTCAAAAATCCAGACGCTGAAGAAATTGAAAATACAGTAAATTACGAAGAGCTTTATGCTATCTTGGTAGAGGTGATGAGCCCTCGCAGAAAGTTACTGGAGTCTGCAGCAGAAGATATCCTAAACAGAATTGTTGAAGAATATTCGCATATCCAACAGATCGAGATATCCATTCGAAAGATTAATCCTCCATTTGGAGGTGATGTTGCTAATTCTGTAGTATCTCTTTATTACACAAAGGATTAA